One window from the genome of Bifidobacteriaceae bacterium encodes:
- a CDS encoding leucine-rich repeat domain-containing protein yields the protein MRTEGAHLSRSRVALAALAAAAVGLAIPGAAITKGAWAAPTICADPATGCTLEAWFGSPAIAAAVQEQLGYGGVNVDTDTDTVTQAQLDTVTDMYLGWQVDDPSALDNLIHLPNLTSLSLGGNQLAAVPDVVSSFANLQNLGLSGNQLTTLPDWIGDLANLTILALDNNEFATVPDAVCGLTQLGSLDLRANQLTSVPDCVWALNDLWELNLSDNQLTTVPDAIGGLADLMYLDLSDNEIASVPGTLGDLSELESLDLGTNQLATLPDGISNLVGLHALSLNDNQLTSLPDGIGNLVGLQGLYLYRNQLTSLPDGIGNLVGLEHLYLSDNQLTTLPDEIGNLVGLIWCLDLGNNQLTSVPNTIGNLVNLRDLHLEGNQLTTVPEEIGNLVNLLGLGLSDNQLTTVPAAIFNLVNLQWQLTLANNQLTSLPDGIGSFANLGSLDLTGNALTSLPSTIGGLTSLTNLYLGGNQLTSLPDGMGNLTSLTNLNLGYNNLASLPENIGNLGSLEYLYMDGNQLTSLPQSIGGLASLVHLFVGDNQLASVPPAIGNLGSLEHLNLGGNQLTSLPSAIGDLANLTDLGLPGNQLTSLPDSIGNLTGLVQLRVDNNQLTSLPATIGNLTSLPGLNLGANQLTSLPDSIGNLTALEWLDLYDNQLTSLPETIGNLTGLTELSVGTNQLTSLPNSIGSLTRLTDLSLGGNRLTSLPDSIGNLTGLTTLRLWGNQLTAVPESMGDLTGLTYLALSSNQLTTLPDSIGNLTGLAGLDLTLNQFTAVPDGIGNLTGLTELFLSDNQLATLPDAIGNLANLTRLFLNGNQFATVPQVVFSLANLTELGLSRNQLTTLPNGLGDLVNLADLYLEDNQLTSLPDAIVELPNLGVLLVSGNQLASLPDNLGSMTSLFWLDLEDNQLTCLPDGVLTPGRDVLLEGNPGYSAATETVPLCGAGPSPSASPSPSPSVPVGPSASPSPSPSVSDGPSASPLPSPSAPVDPSPSASVPVGPSASPSIPVGPPPSASPSEQAPFSPGEPDLVDSAKGGIEVPASAYQGQEITVKVGTGYAGQTVWAFAFSAPVPLGSHVVAADGNIRVTLPSTLSAGNHRVAVYTSAGELVGWQNTTVLAGQAHGSASASAAGDRELEFTGTSANGMALAAGLLVLFGAAATGAARRWRNQ from the coding sequence ATGAGAACCGAAGGCGCGCACCTCTCCCGAAGCAGAGTCGCACTCGCCGCGCTCGCCGCCGCGGCGGTCGGACTGGCGATCCCCGGAGCCGCCATAACCAAAGGCGCCTGGGCGGCCCCTACAATCTGCGCCGACCCCGCCACAGGGTGCACCCTCGAAGCCTGGTTCGGATCGCCCGCCATCGCGGCTGCAGTCCAAGAACAACTGGGCTATGGGGGCGTCAACGTCGACACCGACACCGACACCGTAACCCAGGCCCAATTGGACACGGTCACGGACATGTATTTGGGATGGCAGGTGGACGACCCGTCTGCCCTCGACAACCTGATTCACCTCCCCAACCTCACAAGCCTGAGCCTGGGCGGCAACCAATTGGCGGCCGTGCCGGACGTCGTAAGCAGCTTCGCCAACCTTCAGAATCTGGGCTTGTCCGGCAACCAGTTGACAACCCTCCCAGACTGGATCGGCGACCTGGCCAACCTGACAATCCTGGCCCTGGACAACAACGAGTTCGCCACCGTGCCTGACGCCGTCTGCGGCCTAACCCAGCTCGGGTCGCTAGACCTGCGCGCCAACCAGCTGACGTCCGTGCCCGATTGCGTCTGGGCGTTGAACGACCTGTGGGAACTGAACCTCAGCGACAACCAGTTGACGACCGTGCCGGACGCCATCGGCGGCCTCGCTGACCTGATGTACCTGGACCTGAGCGACAACGAGATCGCGTCCGTTCCCGGCACTCTGGGCGACCTCTCCGAACTCGAATCCCTCGACCTGGGCACCAACCAGTTGGCCACCCTGCCGGACGGGATCAGCAACCTCGTGGGCCTCCACGCCCTGAGCCTGAACGACAACCAGCTGACGTCCCTGCCGGACGGGATCGGCAACCTCGTGGGCCTCCAGGGCCTGTACCTGTACCGCAACCAGTTGACATCCTTGCCGGACGGGATCGGCAACCTGGTGGGCCTTGAGCACCTGTACTTGAGCGACAACCAGCTGACGACACTCCCAGACGAAATCGGCAACCTGGTGGGCCTCATTTGGTGCCTTGACTTGGGCAACAACCAGCTGACAAGCGTTCCAAACACCATCGGCAACCTGGTCAACCTCAGGGATCTGCACTTGGAAGGCAACCAGCTGACAACCGTGCCCGAGGAGATCGGCAACCTGGTCAACCTCCTCGGGTTGGGCCTGAGCGACAACCAGTTGACCACCGTGCCTGCGGCAATCTTCAACCTTGTCAATCTCCAATGGCAGCTGACCCTGGCCAATAACCAGCTGACCTCGCTGCCTGACGGAATCGGCAGCTTTGCCAACCTTGGGTCTCTCGACCTGACGGGCAACGCGTTGACTTCGCTGCCGAGCACAATCGGCGGCCTGACCAGCCTGACAAACTTGTACCTGGGGGGCAACCAGCTGACGTCCCTGCCAGACGGGATGGGCAACCTCACGAGTCTCACCAACTTGAACCTGGGCTACAACAATTTGGCTTCCCTGCCGGAAAACATTGGAAACCTCGGTAGCCTCGAGTATCTGTACATGGACGGCAACCAGCTAACGTCGCTGCCCCAGTCCATCGGCGGCCTCGCGAGCCTGGTCCACCTGTTCGTAGGCGACAACCAGTTGGCGTCGGTGCCCCCGGCGATCGGCAACCTTGGGAGCCTCGAGCACCTGAACCTGGGCGGCAACCAGTTGACCAGCCTGCCGAGCGCCATTGGCGACCTGGCGAACTTGACGGACCTGGGGCTGCCGGGCAACCAATTGACGTCGCTGCCCGACAGCATCGGCAACCTCACAGGCCTTGTGCAGCTACGGGTGGACAACAACCAGCTGACCTCTCTGCCTGCAACCATCGGCAACCTGACCAGCCTTCCGGGCCTGAACCTGGGCGCCAACCAGTTGACGTCCCTGCCTGACAGCATCGGAAACCTAACCGCCCTGGAATGGCTCGACCTGTATGACAATCAGTTGACGTCCCTGCCGGAAACCATTGGAAACCTCACAGGGCTCACAGAGTTGAGCGTGGGCACCAACCAGTTGACGTCCCTGCCGAACAGCATCGGCAGCCTCACGCGCCTCACAGACTTGAGTCTGGGCGGCAACCGGCTGACTTCATTGCCGGACAGCATCGGCAATCTCACGGGCCTGACAACGCTCCGGCTATGGGGCAACCAGCTGACCGCCGTGCCGGAAAGCATGGGCGACCTCACGGGCCTCACCTACTTGGCGCTGAGCAGCAACCAATTGACCACCCTGCCGGACAGCATCGGAAACCTGACGGGCCTCGCAGGGCTTGACCTGACCCTAAACCAGTTCACCGCGGTGCCGGACGGCATCGGAAACCTCACGGGCCTCACGGAGCTGTTCCTGAGCGACAACCAATTGGCCACCCTGCCTGACGCCATTGGCAACCTCGCCAATCTCACGCGCCTGTTCCTGAATGGCAACCAGTTCGCCACGGTGCCCCAGGTGGTCTTCTCACTCGCCAACCTCACAGAGCTGGGGCTGAGCCGCAACCAGTTGACGACGCTGCCCAATGGGCTTGGCGACCTGGTCAACCTGGCGGACCTGTACTTGGAGGACAACCAGTTGACGTCGCTGCCGGACGCCATCGTCGAGCTCCCCAATCTCGGGGTGCTGCTCGTGTCCGGCAACCAACTGGCCTCTTTGCCGGACAACCTGGGCAGCATGACCAGCCTGTTCTGGTTGGACCTGGAAGACAATCAGCTGACGTGCTTGCCTGACGGGGTTTTGACGCCCGGGCGTGACGTGTTGTTGGAGGGGAACCCCGGCTACTCTGCCGCAACCGAGACGGTGCCGCTGTGCGGCGCCGGGCCCAGCCCGTCCGCCTCGCCTTCGCCTTCGCCTTCGGTTCCGGTTGGCCCTTCCGCCTCGCCTTCGCCGTCGCCTTCCGTTTCAGATGGCCCTTCCGCCTCGCCTCTGCCGTCGCCTTCCGCGCCGGTCGATCCGTCGCCGTCGGCTTCGGTTCCGGTTGGGCCGTCCGCGTCCCCGTCCATTCCGGTGGGCCCGCCGCCGTCCGCTTCGCCTTCGGAGCAGGCGCCGTTCAGCCCGGGCGAGCCTGATCTGGTCGACTCCGCCAAGGGCGGGATCGAGGTGCCGGCCAGCGCCTACCAGGGCCAGGAGATCACCGTCAAAGTTGGGACCGGCTACGCCGGGCAGACCGTGTGGGCGTTCGCGTTCTCCGCCCCGGTCCCGCTGGGCTCCCATGTGGTCGCGGCGGACGGCAACATCCGGGTCACCCTGCCCTCGACCCTCTCGGCCGGGAACCACCGGGTCGCGGTGTACACATCCGCCGGGGAACTGGTCGGCTGGCAGAACACCACTGTCCTGGCGGGCCAGGCCCACGGGTCGGCCTCCGCCTCGGCGGCGGGCGACCGCGAGCTGGAGTTCACCGGCACCTCGGCCAACGGCATGGCGTTGGCCGCCGGGCTGCTGGTCCTGTTCGGCGCCGCTGCGACGGGTGCCGCCCGCCGCTGGCGGAACCAATAA
- the hypD gene encoding hydrogenase formation protein HypD — protein MEYVDEFRDPEDAKRLLKAIAALADRLGRTVRFMEVCGGHTHTIYRYGLERLLPDAVEFVHGPGCPVCVIPMGRVDDAVHLASQPGVIFTTFGDMMRVPGTGGSLLQAQARGADIRFVYSPLDALKIARDNPDREVVFFAVGFETTAPSTAVTLARASALGVSNFSVFCNHVTIAPPLRALLDGEELALDGFIGPGHVATVVGARHFDFIPAEYGLPLVVTGFEPLDILQAVEMLLEQYVSGRRAVENQYARVVREEGNTAALALMREVFALRPTFEWRGLGFIESSGYRLSEAYSRFDAELRFSMPGVRVADPPACECGSVLKGLLKPWQCRVFGTGCTPENPIGTCMVSPEGACAAYYSFARI, from the coding sequence ATGGAGTACGTTGACGAGTTCCGCGACCCGGAAGACGCGAAACGCCTGCTCAAAGCCATCGCCGCGCTGGCGGACCGCCTGGGGCGGACCGTCCGCTTCATGGAGGTCTGCGGCGGGCACACGCACACCATTTACCGTTACGGTTTGGAGCGGCTGCTGCCGGACGCCGTTGAGTTTGTGCACGGCCCCGGTTGTCCCGTTTGCGTCATCCCGATGGGCCGGGTGGACGATGCCGTGCACCTCGCCTCCCAGCCCGGCGTCATTTTCACCACCTTCGGCGACATGATGAGAGTGCCCGGCACTGGCGGCTCGCTGCTTCAGGCCCAGGCGCGGGGCGCCGACATCCGGTTCGTCTACTCGCCGCTGGACGCATTGAAGATCGCGCGGGACAACCCGGACCGCGAGGTGGTGTTCTTCGCGGTCGGGTTTGAGACCACCGCGCCGTCCACCGCGGTGACCCTGGCGCGGGCGTCCGCCCTGGGGGTTTCCAATTTCTCGGTGTTCTGCAACCACGTCACCATCGCCCCGCCGCTGCGGGCCCTGTTGGACGGCGAGGAGCTGGCCCTGGACGGGTTCATTGGGCCGGGCCACGTGGCGACCGTGGTCGGGGCGCGGCATTTCGATTTCATCCCCGCCGAGTACGGCTTGCCGCTGGTGGTCACGGGCTTCGAGCCGCTGGACATTCTGCAGGCCGTGGAGATGCTGTTGGAACAGTACGTGTCCGGCCGCCGCGCGGTGGAGAACCAATACGCGCGCGTAGTCCGGGAAGAGGGCAACACCGCGGCGCTGGCTTTGATGCGGGAGGTCTTCGCCCTGCGCCCCACGTTCGAGTGGCGCGGGCTGGGCTTCATCGAGTCCTCCGGCTACCGGCTGTCCGAGGCTTACAGCCGGTTCGACGCCGAACTGCGGTTCTCAATGCCGGGCGTGCGCGTGGCCGACCCGCCGGCCTGCGAATGCGGGTCCGTGCTGAAAGGCCTTTTGAAGCCTTGGCAATGCCGGGTGTTCGGGACCGGCTGCACCCCCGAAAACCCAATCGGCACCTGCATGGTCTCCCCCGAAGGCGCCTGCGCCGCCTACTACAGCTTCGCCCGCATTTGA
- a CDS encoding HypC/HybG/HupF family hydrogenase formation chaperone, whose product MCLGIPGQVVQMVDPAEYLASVDVSGVRRTISLRLVADEGVDVGDWVLVHVGFALSTIDAAEAAATLDQIKKLGQPYVDEMDAFMETEIV is encoded by the coding sequence ATGTGCTTGGGGATTCCCGGCCAGGTGGTCCAGATGGTGGATCCGGCCGAGTATTTGGCCTCGGTGGACGTCAGCGGCGTCAGGCGCACCATCTCGCTGCGCTTGGTAGCGGACGAGGGCGTGGACGTGGGCGACTGGGTCCTGGTGCACGTGGGCTTCGCCCTTTCCACCATTGACGCGGCCGAGGCGGCGGCCACGCTGGACCAGATCAAGAAGCTGGGGCAGCCGTACGTTGACGAAATGGACGCCTTCATGGAAACGGAGATCGTGTAG